The following proteins are encoded in a genomic region of Plasmodium coatneyi strain Hackeri chromosome 6, complete sequence:
- a CDS encoding Adp/atp transporter on adenylate translocase produces the protein MSGDFKTNFAADFLMGGVSAAISKTVVAPIERVKMLIQTQDSIPEIKSGQVERYSGLINCFKRVSQEQGVMSFWRGNTANIIRYFPTQAFNFAFKDYFKNVFPKYDKNTDFSKFFCVNILSGATAGAISLLIVYPLDFARTRLASDIGKGKDRQFTGLFDCLTKIYKQTGLLSLYSGFGVSVTGIIVYRGSYFGLYDSAKALLFNNDKNTNIILKWAVAQSVTILAGLISYPFDTVRRRMMMMSGRKAKEEIQYKNTLDCWFKIMKNEGFAGFFKGAWANVIRGAGGALVLVFYDELQKLM, from the coding sequence ATGAGTGGAGATTTCAAAACGAACTTCGCGGCCGACTTCCTCATGGGAGGTGTCTCAGCGGCCATTTCCAAAACAGTAGTTGCACCAATCGAGAGGGTAAAAATGCTTATCCAGACTCAGGATTCCATTCCAGAAATTAAATCAGGACAAGTGGAAAGGTATTCAGGGCTAATCAACTGCTTTAAGAGAGTATCGCAGGAACAGGGGGTTATGTCCTTCTGGAGAGGAAACACAGCTAACATTATTCGTTACTTCCCAACCCAAGCTTTCAATTTTGCATTTAAagattattttaaaaatgtcttCCCCAAATATGACAAAAACACAGAttttagcaaatttttttgtgttaatATTTTATCCGGAGCAACAGCAGGTGCTATTTCGCTGTTAATTGTGTACCCCCTCGATTTTGCAAGAACAAGATTAGCATCGGATATCGGTAAAGGGAAGGACAGACAGTTCACAGGATTATTTGATTgcttaacaaaaatatataaacaaacTGGTCTGTTGTCCCTATACAGTGGTTTCGGCGTTTCTGTCACAGGTATTATTGTGTATCGAGGTTCCTATTTCGGATTATACGACAGTGCCAAAGCTCTCCTATTTaataatgataaaaatacaaatatcATCCTAAAATGGGCAGTCGCACAATCAGTAACCATATTAGCTGGGCTCATTTCCTACCCCTTCGATACTGTTCGAAGGagaatgatgatgatgtctggaaggaaggcaaaggaagaaattcaaTACAAAAATACCCTCGATTGTTGGtttaaaattatgaagaatGAGGGATTTGCTGGATTCTTTAAGGGCGCTTGGGCTAATGTCATTAGAGGTGCTGGAGGAGCTCTTGTGCTCGTCTTCTACGACGAATTGCAGAAGTTGATGTAA